The following proteins are co-located in the Hemicordylus capensis ecotype Gifberg chromosome 11, rHemCap1.1.pri, whole genome shotgun sequence genome:
- the RAB39B gene encoding ras-related protein Rab-39B, which translates to MEAIWLYQFRLIVIGDSTVGKSCLIRRFTEGRFAQVSDPTVGVDFFSRLVEIEPGKRIKLQIWDTAGQERFRSITRAYYRNSVGGLLLFDITNRRSFQNVHEWLEETKVHVQPYQIVFVLVGHKCDLDTQRQVTRHEAEKLANAYGMKYIETSARDAINVEKAFTDLTRDIYELVKRGEITIQEGWEGVKSGFVPNVVHSSEEVVKSDRRCLC; encoded by the exons ATGGAGGCCATCTGGCTGTACCAGTTCCGCCTGATCGTCATCGGCGACTCCACGGTGGGCAAATCGTGCCTGATCCGCCGCTTCACCGAGGGCCGCTTCGCCCAGGTCTCCGACCCCACCGTGGGCGTGGACTTCTTCTCGCGCCTGGTGGAGATCGAGCCGGGCAAGCGGATCAAGCTGCAGATCTGGGACACCGCCGGGCAGGAGAGGTtcag ATCCATCACCAGAGCCTACTACAGGAACTCAGTCGGGGGCCTGCTTCTCTTTGACATTACAAACCGCAGGTCCTTCCAGAACGTTCACGAGTGGCTAGAGGAGACCAAAGTCCACGTCCAGCCCTACCAAATCGTCTTCgtcttggtgggtcacaagtgcGACCTTGACACCCAGCGGCAAGTCACTCGGCACGAGGCCGAGAAACTGGCCAACGCCTACGGCATGAAGTACATTGAAACCTCGGCCCGGGATGCCATTAACGTGGAGAAGGCCTTCACCGACCTGACTCGAGACATCTACGAGCTTGTCAAGCGGGGAGAGATCACCATCCAAGAGGGCTGGGAAGGGGTCAAGAGCGGATTCGTCCCCAACGTAGTGCATTCCTCCGAAGAGGTGGTGAAATCTGATCGGAGGTGTTTGTGCTAA
- the LOC128335284 gene encoding uncharacterized protein LOC128335284 gives MYGKLKAAKKPQDFSAGILGGLRTSSLEATLGVLAFMERLRHCPSEHQATVNAALAALCRPLFHHEEAKIRRAAMKTHLDLLQHRHHHHEGTEENITTLIAVLMHVEDEDLEVAQAAKDNLSLLAEALLWHLEGRLLARDSYSLQELLHKIAKRLIRQLGTEDAVEMEATKILGFFRSEQPSVRRTAALLIGHLVHKKGSILTEGNIETFHAALESLLGDHDPEVGRVACKTEKIVKKAFSLHSRHGLRAAVRRLWAGCKKKRHPPEYGDLST, from the exons atgtatggaaagctgaaggcg gcaaagaaaccccaggattttagtgccgggattctgggagggctcaggacctccagtctggaagccactttgggggtcctggccttcatggagcggctgaggcactgcccATCGGAACATCAGGCCACCGTGAatgctgccctggctgccctgtgccgccctctcttccaccac gaggaggctaagatccgaagggcagccatgaagacccatctggatctcctgcagcaccgccaccaccatcatgagggtacagaagagaacatcacgaccctcatcgcggtgctgatgcacgtggaggatgaggacctggaggtagcacag gctgcaaaggacaatctgagcctcctggcagaagccctcctatggcacctggagggcaggctgctggcgcgggactcttacagcctgcaggagctgctgcacaagatcgccaagcgtctg attcggcagctcggcacagaggacgccgtggagatggaggccaccaagatcctgggcttcttccgcagcgagcagccttcagtgaggagaacagctgccctgctgatcg gtcacctggtccacaaaaagggcagcatcctcactgaagggaacatagagaccttccatgctg cgctggagagcttgcttggcgaccatgaccccgaggtcgggagagttgcctgcaagacggagaagatcgtgaagaaggccttttccctccactcccggcacgggttgcgggctgccgttcggcgcttgtgggcaggctgtaagaagaagagacacccgccagagtacggtgatctctccacctga